The genomic DNA GCAGCACGCCGGCGGCCACCGCCGCCGCCACCGCGTCCTGCCACATGGCCTCGTAGCGGTCGCTCAGCGCCTTGACGCTGGCCTGGCTCGACGCGGACAGGCTGCGCCATTCGTAGACCAGCGCGTTCATCGCATCGCCGCCGGCGCCATGCAGCATGCTCCACATGTGCACGCGGAACAGCGCCGCCAGCCGGTCGGCCGGCGTCCGGTAACGATCCAGCGCCTGGCGACCTTCGTCCAGCACCTCCTGGATGCCGTTGTTCATCACCGCCACCAGGATTTCCTCCTTGCTGCGGAAATGATGGAACAGGCTGCCCGATTGCAGGCCCACGGCGCGCGCCAGTTCACGCACGGTGGTGCGTTCGTAGCCGTGCTTGCGGAACAGCCGGGCCGCCGTCAGGATCACTTCGGCGCGGCGCAGCGATTCCGCGCCGTCCTCGTGGCCCTGCGGGGCCACCTGCGCCGCGGCCTTGCCGGATCGGTTCATAGCCGTTCGACGATGGTCGCCGTCGCCATGCCGTGCCCGATGCACATGACCTGCAGGCCGAACTGGCCGCCGGTGGCGCGCA from Achromobacter xylosoxidans includes the following:
- a CDS encoding TetR/AcrR family transcriptional regulator — translated: MNRSGKAAAQVAPQGHEDGAESLRRAEVILTAARLFRKHGYERTTVRELARAVGLQSGSLFHHFRSKEEILVAVMNNGIQEVLDEGRQALDRYRTPADRLAALFRVHMWSMLHGAGGDAMNALVYEWRSLSASSQASVKALSDRYEAMWQDAVAAAVAAGVLRGDARVIKRCVLGAMNLTVQWYKPEGRLRPAAFIDEMLRASLPALPEGAGRWPVA